ACCAATTCGAGTATCGAATAAGAATAACTTCGAGTCTATCGGTATTAAAGAACACGGTTACTATGTACAAACGTGTTGAACTTTCATGCGGAGCCGAGCTagcggtgaaaaaattgctgTTGGAAATTGGCTTCTTCACGAGAAAGCTCTATTTTTTCCTCGTTCCGCACGACCTAGAAATTTCCTGGTATTCCCTGACCAGTGACCACCGTGTCATAGATTGCAGATAAACCGGCGAAACAAGTTCAAGTGACACTGAGATTAACAAGTTAAGCGTGGCGTTGCTGCCTGGGGATCGGCTGTGAATTTTGCGTTCATGCGGCGTCGCGGCCGGTCCCTGGAGACTGGCAGAGAATGGACCGCCATGCACCCTTAACGGAAAGCACAGAAAAATCGGTCCCGTGCACATTAAGTGTTAATATACAAAGAATTTGATGATGCGGCTATTCGTTCAAGCTAAATTTGAATTCCACGCGATTTTTCAGGCGAAGGCGTTGCACCGTACAAGCTTCGAGCTCGAaggttaaaaaatgtttttatataTGCATTTCCTGCGAACCGATTCCCACATGCCTCTTAATTATCACGCATAAGTACTGCAAGAACGTGTAGTATCAACCGCTGTTGCGCTACTGAAAAATCCGGCATTTCGCACGTTGGTAACGAATCgtagttataataataatataatcgcAGTATGAGGAGTATTGTCTATCGCCGCAGTACGAACGTAGGTATAACAGATGTGTACCGTTAGTCCGTTGATAACGCTATTTCTTGACAATCTTCATCGGTGACATCTGTTTTTCTCGTGCTTTGATCATCAAGGATTCCGATCCGGATGTTGCGATGACGTATTTACGTTATTTCCATTCGATATCATCGCATGAATACTCGTAATGCGCCGTATCGCATCATACGTCCCTCTGCGCACGTGatgcaaattattatttactctcGCACGTTGCCTATTCATTATTCCATAGGGGTATCGAATCGATTATTTACGTAAAGTACAGCCTGTTGAACTGTCGATTATCAACAGAGTACATTCGCACTCATCTGTGAGAGGAAAATAACGGTCGTCAAAGCAAGGGAGAACACGGGGAAGAGGAATATTATCGTGTCGATTATTATATGAGATGCATATACTCACTGCACGTATTAtaacaaaattatatacaGCTAGTTGCAGAACGCACGGCGCAGGGGTGTAGAAACGTGTATAGGGTACGGAAAAGTCAGCTTGGGGCAACGACGGGTAGAACTTGGCCCTCTTATTCGTCATTTCACGATGACAATCTGGAAGGTAATCTAATCTCGAGTGAAAAACGACAACGCCTGACCATGAGTCGATATACCTACCGCGGTAGACCGGCGTCAAATCGGACCTCCTTAGTTATTTCGAATCCATCGAATTGATGATATATAcctcgctctctttctctctctctctctctctctctctctctctctctctctatatatatatatatatatatatatatatatatatatatatatatatatatatatctgtacatGATATGAATTATAGAACTAAATGAGCGGTATAAATAGAAATTaacttttatatatataagattGGTTGAActtatatttctatttatacCGCTCATTTAGTTGTATAATTTCATATCGCGGTCGTGTATGGCGTGTATGATGTATTTTAGGTAATTGATATCATGCATGCGGCATACTTCTAGCCTTGCGGGTATGGTATGTAATTCCACGCATGAGTTTATCGAATTTGCTGTAACATTGGATTTATTCTTTGGTTTCAGCTTTTGGAGATGCTCAAGTTTTATGCAAGATTCGAGATAAGCGAAGAAACCGGCGATCCCCTCACTGACCATGATATGACGCAGTTGCATTATACAAAAATCACCTCACTGCAggtaaaaatcaaattaattcCAAAATGTTAAATCTTGTTACAGACCGGTGCTGTATAATTACCACTCACCTTCTACGTGTAATGCAAGTACTCTAATTATACGACGGTCGACATTGGTGTGTTCTCTGTAGAAATCGAGGGACCACGAACGTGTTACTTTGTTGTTActctacagaattttttctcattgcgCAAtgcgataaaattaatttagtCAGGTATAGAATGTTAATTAATTGTTGGATTTTCCGTAAAATTGGTTAAAAATATTGGCGTAGCCTCAGGACGTTAACGTCGACACGTTACAACAAGCTGCACATTTCTAACAGTGCCGATTGCTATTATTTCAGAAAGCTGCCTTCGCCAAGTTTCCTGATCTGCGGAGCTTTGCACTGGCAAATGTAGCCAGTGTTGATACCAGAGAGGCACTCTATAGACACTTTGGCACCTTGAGGTATGACATGATAGGCTGAAACCGCCAATTAATCGGCATTCATACAAATTTACTTCAGCATACTTATGCCGATCCACCGTGGGTTATATCTGGTTCAAGATGTTATGCAGTTCGTTCATTGGCGCTCTTACTCAATTAGTTATTGTCCGTTTATGCGGATTTCACTAATATCACAAAATGTATGAATATACGTAGGTTTACGCGGTCCTTTACTTTTACTTCCCAttctttcattcatttattgatGTCCTAACGTCACTATTCTCGTCATTTTTACCGCCATTTcctttataattatttgattatttttacacagtCAGGAGAAGCTGCGATCGATTGCCACATACCTGAACCTTGTCCCGCCGAAAGAGCGAGAggttgatgaaaattggtatcGATTGGATCTGGGCTTTCTTCGGGAATTACTGGTAAGCTTGAAAagtgataaataattgagcaGATCGTAATCGATATTGTGTGACGTGAATGTTGGCAGATTTCGAGGCACGAGCGTCGAGCATCGCAACTTGAAGAATTGAACGAGATGCCGCTATACCCGACGGAGGAGGTTGTCTGGAACGAAAGTATCGTGCCCACGGAATATTTCTCCGGCGAAGGCTGCCTGGCATTGCCGAAACTGAATCTTCAGTTTCTCACGCTTCACGACTACTTGCTGAGGAATTTCAATCTCTTCAGGCTCGAATCAACGTGTACGTATGGGGCTTTCCACGTGAAATCGGACAAGATTTCAAAGTAGAATTTTTGATTTGCTATATtcgttttcttatttcaatttaccTATTCCAAGGACGAATCCTGATTTTTTCCCAAGTTTTTCAACTCAATTTGTTCCTCGGttgcgaaatttcaaaaaatttcctgcttcaacttttcaaatgCATGTGACTAGAGAACGAAAAGAGATATTGTCGAAATTTAAAACACCTGGTGTTTGACTTGAATCacagatttattaaaaaatatctaaagatttgatttcattaaaatcagCGACTTATTTgaattatgataaaaaatttgttcttcgAAATGACAgtcatgttttattttcccataaaaaatatcctgacaagttttggttttttcatgaatttgaagcCTAGTATCGGCCCATAATGATATGTGgcttaaaataatgaaaagattAACAGTTTTCTGgatattttacacaaaaaaatcaaacgcgACCATCGTGTAAgatgttaattttatttgttaattgaaGTACGTTGGTGATTTTGAAGAGACAaaatttctatgatttttctCGTAAATCTGTTATTCAAAACGTGAACAACGTATTCGAATTTTGTCAATATCTCTTTTCGTTCTCAGTTATGTCCATTTGAAAAgttaaaagtgaaaacttttgTTGCAAATTTGTAACTGAagtacaaattgaaataaaaatttcaaaaaaatcatgatTGTTACTTTAAATTGATGTGTTGAAataaaggggaaaaaattatgtaaataaagaattgaACTTTGAATCCTGGCCGATTTCACGTGGAAAGCCCCGTATACATGCGGCACATGctggatttcaatttttcgattttaaatGTACTACGATTTGTAGTTGCATATaacgtataattaattatttcagatgaaatcaGGCAAGATATCGAGGACTCGGTCAGCAGGCTCAGTCCATGGTGAGTGTATTACTAATTACATTACATGCATGATTCAATTGTGATAGGTgcgcaatttttttgtcatacgATGGCGTCAACAAAACTTAGCGGGCCGATGTCATGactaataattaatttcagccGAGACCAAGTTTTTTGAATTCGATCCATTGCTTTTCCTTAATGTTGGAACGATTATTCTACGTGCGATTAGTTCTTGTATTGTTGCACTCCACTTATTTCACGTGTGTACAATGTATTATACAGGCGTGCGGAGGATGGCGGCGTGTATTACGGTGGATGGGCCAGGATGGCACAGCCGATAACTCAGTTTGCAGTTGTTGAGGTTGCTAAGCCGAATATCGGGGAGAATAGGCCGTCGCGCGTAAGAGCCGACGTCACTGTCAATCTGAGCGTGAGAAAGGAAATCAAGGCAGAGTGGGAAAACCTGAGGAAACACGACGTTTGCTTTTTAATATCAATCAAACCTCCTAATACCATCGGTGAGTGATTTTGATATATTGCTGCCCGGACGAGTATGCATGCGTATGTTGTAACGCTAGCATAGAAACGCCCGGCCGCAAATATGTTTATAATTTACGTAATATTCATATGAACGAACGTGCAGCCTCGGAATGCTCGCACGGACCAGATACCGGTATAAACATCTGCGATTTACCATAGAGACGCCTTCCAGGAACGAAATACAGTCACAAACTGCCGTTTGTACCCCAGGTTGGTTTGACAACCGTACGAGGGTGCGAGATTGAGGGCATGCTAGATTCGAATGGTCGGGTGATCGAGGATGGTCCTGAACCAAGGCCTGTACTCCCCGGCGAGAATCGCACTTACCGTGTTTGGCTGGACTCTAATCAATACCGCATTGATATGGATAACGCGAGCCATGGCAGAGAGGATGTGTATGAAGGTTTCAACATAATCATGAGGCGGAAGCCGAAGGAGAATAACTTCAAAGCTGTCCTAGAGACGATTAGGGAATTGATGAACACCGAGTGTGTTGTACCCGATTGGCTTCACAATATAATATTAGGATACGGGGATCCCGGAGCTGCCCAATACGCAAGGTAAGAaacaaaatccaaaaaataCTCGTACAGTATGTTGCACGCTATATTTGtgatattattttcgtttttctctctgtttGTAGAATGCCCGATGAGATCGCAGTAATGGATTTTAACGACACATTTCTAGACATAGATCATCTCCGAGCAAGTTTTCCGGGGTATGAAATTAAAGTTGAAATCAccgaagaagagaaattagTTCGGCCGTTTCGACTTACGTTTGAGGAAGTCTTATGCAAGCAGAACAACCAATCGGATAGAAAAGTGATCATGGTCGAACCACACGTACCGCCAAGTCGCGGCCCCTACAAGGCCAATGAGCCCAAGAGGTGAGGCATTAATGAATACTCACGAAGGTATTTTCATTGCAACGGTTCGCAATATTTCTGTCATTCTCTTTTGCTGTTCTCAGAAACCAAATACCGTTCACACCAACGCAAGTAGAGGCGATCCGCGCAGGAATGCAGCCAGGGCTGACGTTAGTCGTCGGTCCGCCGGGGACCGGAAAGACGGACGTTGCCGTGCAAATTATATCGAATTTATACCACAACTTTCCCAATCAAAGGACATTAATAGTCACACATTCCAATCAGGCATTGAATcagttgtttgaaaaaatcatggcCTTAGACATAGATGAGAGGCATCTGCTCCGTTTAGGTCACGGCGAGGAGGCGCTTGAAACCGAAAAAGACTTCAGCCGATACGGTAGGGTCAACTACGTTCTGGCAAAACGTCTGGATCTTCTCATGGAAGTTCAAAGGCTTCAGGAGTCTCTTAATGTAAAAGGAGACGTTGCGTACACGTGCGAAACTGCTGGGCACTTCTTTATGTACCAGATACTTACTAGGTGGGAGCGCTTCAACGGAAGAATCAAGCAAAGATCGGGAAGCAATCCCTCGCCTAACATGGTTTCACAAGAGTTTCCATTCCACAAGTTCTTTGACAATGCACCACAGCCTCTCTTCAAGGAAAGATCTTACAGCGAGGATATGGAAATTGCCCAGGGTTGTTTcaggtaaattattttcattcatttcccCACTCTTCCATGGTGGTCAAATTACGAGCGTATTACTGTTACGTTACTTCGCTATATTGGACCCTAGCATTCTCATCCGTCACTGACAATTCATTGCGCTAATATGACTGCaatttttgagtaaaaattttctcaataataCGGCGTTGTGCTTTTGAGGGGATAATACGGTcttgtaaatttaatttacagACGTTTTTctgtaacatttttataaataatatacgatATTTAGACCAGGTGTATTATGttttaaatgaatatctaTCACCAATAAGGTTGCAGATGTGACTTTTAATCTTTTGTCGTGGATTTGAAAACGACATTTGTATTCACACGTGCATATTGCGGCTTCTCcaagttattgaaatttatagaaaaatgatGCAAATCGATGCAATCACTGTAACAGTTTATGGGATTCTGGCAGATATGTGGAGAGGATGTTCGCTCAACTTGAGGAATTCCGTGCGTTCGAATTGCTCAGATCAGGGCTGGACCGTTCAAAGTATTTACTCGTGAAAGAAGCGAAGGTAATCGCAATGACTTGTACGCACGCAGCGCTCAAGCGACGGGAACTTGTCGACATGGGATTTAAATACGACAACATCCTTATGGAAGAGTCCGCCCAAATATTGGAAATCGAGACCTTCATACCACTGCTGCTTCAAAACCCCCAAGATGGTTACAATCGTTTGAAGCGTTGGATTATGATCGGCGACCACCACCAGTTGCCCCCTGTCATTAAAAACATGGCcttccaaaaatattcaaatatggAGCAGTCTTTATTTGCAAGGTTCGTCAGGCTTGGTGTTCCTACCGTCGATCTTGACGGCCAAGGTCGCGCCAGACCAAGTATATGCAATCTCTACAACTGGCGGTACAAAAAGCTGGGTAATCTGTGTCATGTCGAGCGTAGTCCTGAATATCTTATTGCCAACGCTGGGTTCTTATTCGACTTTCAACTCATTAACGTTGAAGACTTCAACGGCGTTGGCGAGAGCGAACCGAGCGCTTATTTCTATCAGAATCTTGCCGAAGCTGAGTACTGCGTCGCAGTATTCATGTACATGCGCCTTTTAGGATACCCAGCTGACAAAATCAGCATACTAACCACCTA
This region of Neodiprion fabricii isolate iyNeoFabr1 chromosome 7, iyNeoFabr1.1, whole genome shotgun sequence genomic DNA includes:
- the LOC124186356 gene encoding RNA helicase aquarius isoform X4; translated protein: MTIWKLLEMLKFYARFEISEETGDPLTDHDMTQLHYTKITSLQKAAFAKFPDLRSFALANVASVDTREALYRHFGTLSQEKLRSIATYLNLVPPKEREVDENWYRLDLGFLRELLISRHERRASQLEELNEMPLYPTEEVVWNESIVPTEYFSGEGCLALPKLNLQFLTLHDYLLRNFNLFRLESTYEIRQDIEDSVSRLSPWRAEDGGVYYGGWARMAQPITQFAVVEVAKPNIGENRPSRVRADVTVNLSVRKEIKAEWENLRKHDVCFLISIKPPNTIGTKYSHKLPFVPQVGLTTVRGCEIEGMLDSNGRVIEDGPEPRPVLPGENRTYRVWLDSNQYRIDMDNASHGREDVYEGFNIIMRRKPKENNFKAVLETIRELMNTECVVPDWLHNIILGYGDPGAAQYARMPDEIAVMDFNDTFLDIDHLRASFPGYEIKVEITEEEKLVRPFRLTFEEVLCKQNNQSDRKVIMVEPHVPPSRGPYKANEPKRNQIPFTPTQVEAIRAGMQPGLTLVVGPPGTGKTDVAVQIISNLYHNFPNQRTLIVTHSNQALNQLFEKIMALDIDERHLLRLGHGEEALETEKDFSRYGRVNYVLAKRLDLLMEVQRLQESLNVKGDVAYTCETAGHFFMYQILTRWERFNGRIKQRSGSNPSPNMVSQEFPFHKFFDNAPQPLFKERSYSEDMEIAQGCFRYVERMFAQLEEFRAFELLRSGLDRSKYLLVKEAKVIAMTCTHAALKRRELVDMGFKYDNILMEESAQILEIETFIPLLLQNPQDGYNRLKRWIMIGDHHQLPPVIKNMAFQKYSNMEQSLFARFVRLGVPTVDLDGQGRARPSICNLYNWRYKKLGNLCHVERSPEYLIANAGFLFDFQLINVEDFNGVGESEPSAYFYQNLAEAEYCVAVFMYMRLLGYPADKISILTTYNGQKHLIRDVINIRCANNPLIGRPNKVTTVDKYQGQQNDYILLSLVKTRAVGHLRDVRRLVVAMSRARLGLYVFARVALFKNCFELTPAFDQLMQRPLKLHILPSEMYPAQRLNESLAASVNLLPEAVVIEDMPQMAKFVYDYYMDKVSTMKAQTHGAKQWQEPGTTGRIASPTHHISAHPGADDDTDDEDEQARIQLSDDCADEKKLSGDVEKPKPIQNLLEESTDDHSSASPEK
- the LOC124186356 gene encoding RNA helicase aquarius isoform X3, yielding MRHTSSLAGMLLEMLKFYARFEISEETGDPLTDHDMTQLHYTKITSLQKAAFAKFPDLRSFALANVASVDTREALYRHFGTLSQEKLRSIATYLNLVPPKEREVDENWYRLDLGFLRELLISRHERRASQLEELNEMPLYPTEEVVWNESIVPTEYFSGEGCLALPKLNLQFLTLHDYLLRNFNLFRLESTYEIRQDIEDSVSRLSPWRAEDGGVYYGGWARMAQPITQFAVVEVAKPNIGENRPSRVRADVTVNLSVRKEIKAEWENLRKHDVCFLISIKPPNTIGTKYSHKLPFVPQVGLTTVRGCEIEGMLDSNGRVIEDGPEPRPVLPGENRTYRVWLDSNQYRIDMDNASHGREDVYEGFNIIMRRKPKENNFKAVLETIRELMNTECVVPDWLHNIILGYGDPGAAQYARMPDEIAVMDFNDTFLDIDHLRASFPGYEIKVEITEEEKLVRPFRLTFEEVLCKQNNQSDRKVIMVEPHVPPSRGPYKANEPKRNQIPFTPTQVEAIRAGMQPGLTLVVGPPGTGKTDVAVQIISNLYHNFPNQRTLIVTHSNQALNQLFEKIMALDIDERHLLRLGHGEEALETEKDFSRYGRVNYVLAKRLDLLMEVQRLQESLNVKGDVAYTCETAGHFFMYQILTRWERFNGRIKQRSGSNPSPNMVSQEFPFHKFFDNAPQPLFKERSYSEDMEIAQGCFRYVERMFAQLEEFRAFELLRSGLDRSKYLLVKEAKVIAMTCTHAALKRRELVDMGFKYDNILMEESAQILEIETFIPLLLQNPQDGYNRLKRWIMIGDHHQLPPVIKNMAFQKYSNMEQSLFARFVRLGVPTVDLDGQGRARPSICNLYNWRYKKLGNLCHVERSPEYLIANAGFLFDFQLINVEDFNGVGESEPSAYFYQNLAEAEYCVAVFMYMRLLGYPADKISILTTYNGQKHLIRDVINIRCANNPLIGRPNKVTTVDKYQGQQNDYILLSLVKTRAVGHLRDVRRLVVAMSRARLGLYVFARVALFKNCFELTPAFDQLMQRPLKLHILPSEMYPAQRLNESLAASVNLLPEAVVIEDMPQMAKFVYDYYMDKVSTMKAQTHGAKQWQEPGTTGRIASPTHHISAHPGADDDTDDEDEQARIQLSDDCADEKKLSGDVEKPKPIQNLLEESTDDHSSASPEK
- the LOC124186356 gene encoding RNA helicase aquarius isoform X1 produces the protein MENPAVSLLVKTNNPAPTVDQINADRITQLANKYWAPHTTNSHLQFDPVIIEDIYIQEICASKFSIRRIMMLEFSQYLENYLWPNYSTGETSHSHMMSIVVMLNEKFRERVQVWEAFSKNPQHFPGFFQQVLEACLNESTMDFDLKEQTALIVFLNHCFNSMEVALVRNEVKRLVSLSMWVSLQQGRREFEFRKFPKWRKYWKIIQKKDKPEIRQKLDWERRFLQRLMVKFMTILETVPLEGAIFPDKIHYCERFLELVIDLEALLPTRRFFNTVMDDSHLVVRCQLSNLVQRPEGGLFNQLLEMLKFYARFEISEETGDPLTDHDMTQLHYTKITSLQKAAFAKFPDLRSFALANVASVDTREALYRHFGTLSQEKLRSIATYLNLVPPKEREVDENWYRLDLGFLRELLISRHERRASQLEELNEMPLYPTEEVVWNESIVPTEYFSGEGCLALPKLNLQFLTLHDYLLRNFNLFRLESTYEIRQDIEDSVSRLSPWRAEDGGVYYGGWARMAQPITQFAVVEVAKPNIGENRPSRVRADVTVNLSVRKEIKAEWENLRKHDVCFLISIKPPNTIGTKYSHKLPFVPQVGLTTVRGCEIEGMLDSNGRVIEDGPEPRPVLPGENRTYRVWLDSNQYRIDMDNASHGREDVYEGFNIIMRRKPKENNFKAVLETIRELMNTECVVPDWLHNIILGYGDPGAAQYARMPDEIAVMDFNDTFLDIDHLRASFPGYEIKVEITEEEKLVRPFRLTFEEVLCKQNNQSDRKVIMVEPHVPPSRGPYKANEPKRNQIPFTPTQVEAIRAGMQPGLTLVVGPPGTGKTDVAVQIISNLYHNFPNQRTLIVTHSNQALNQLFEKIMALDIDERHLLRLGHGEEALETEKDFSRYGRVNYVLAKRLDLLMEVQRLQESLNVKGDVAYTCETAGHFFMYQILTRWERFNGRIKQRSGSNPSPNMVSQEFPFHKFFDNAPQPLFKERSYSEDMEIAQGCFRYVERMFAQLEEFRAFELLRSGLDRSKYLLVKEAKVIAMTCTHAALKRRELVDMGFKYDNILMEESAQILEIETFIPLLLQNPQDGYNRLKRWIMIGDHHQLPPVIKNMAFQKYSNMEQSLFARFVRLGVPTVDLDGQGRARPSICNLYNWRYKKLGNLCHVERSPEYLIANAGFLFDFQLINVEDFNGVGESEPSAYFYQNLAEAEYCVAVFMYMRLLGYPADKISILTTYNGQKHLIRDVINIRCANNPLIGRPNKVTTVDKYQGQQNDYILLSLVKTRAVGHLRDVRRLVVAMSRARLGLYVFARVALFKNCFELTPAFDQLMQRPLKLHILPSEMYPAQRLNESLAASVNLLPEAVVIEDMPQMAKFVYDYYMDKVSTMKAQTHGAKQWQEPGTTGRIASPTHHISAHPGADDDTDDEDEQARIQLSDDCADEKKLSGDVEKPKPIQNLLEESTDDHSSASPEK
- the LOC124186356 gene encoding RNA helicase aquarius isoform X2 — translated: MGERPGLGIRLQRRTECAGPGGRPLDELLEMLKFYARFEISEETGDPLTDHDMTQLHYTKITSLQKAAFAKFPDLRSFALANVASVDTREALYRHFGTLSQEKLRSIATYLNLVPPKEREVDENWYRLDLGFLRELLISRHERRASQLEELNEMPLYPTEEVVWNESIVPTEYFSGEGCLALPKLNLQFLTLHDYLLRNFNLFRLESTYEIRQDIEDSVSRLSPWRAEDGGVYYGGWARMAQPITQFAVVEVAKPNIGENRPSRVRADVTVNLSVRKEIKAEWENLRKHDVCFLISIKPPNTIGTKYSHKLPFVPQVGLTTVRGCEIEGMLDSNGRVIEDGPEPRPVLPGENRTYRVWLDSNQYRIDMDNASHGREDVYEGFNIIMRRKPKENNFKAVLETIRELMNTECVVPDWLHNIILGYGDPGAAQYARMPDEIAVMDFNDTFLDIDHLRASFPGYEIKVEITEEEKLVRPFRLTFEEVLCKQNNQSDRKVIMVEPHVPPSRGPYKANEPKRNQIPFTPTQVEAIRAGMQPGLTLVVGPPGTGKTDVAVQIISNLYHNFPNQRTLIVTHSNQALNQLFEKIMALDIDERHLLRLGHGEEALETEKDFSRYGRVNYVLAKRLDLLMEVQRLQESLNVKGDVAYTCETAGHFFMYQILTRWERFNGRIKQRSGSNPSPNMVSQEFPFHKFFDNAPQPLFKERSYSEDMEIAQGCFRYVERMFAQLEEFRAFELLRSGLDRSKYLLVKEAKVIAMTCTHAALKRRELVDMGFKYDNILMEESAQILEIETFIPLLLQNPQDGYNRLKRWIMIGDHHQLPPVIKNMAFQKYSNMEQSLFARFVRLGVPTVDLDGQGRARPSICNLYNWRYKKLGNLCHVERSPEYLIANAGFLFDFQLINVEDFNGVGESEPSAYFYQNLAEAEYCVAVFMYMRLLGYPADKISILTTYNGQKHLIRDVINIRCANNPLIGRPNKVTTVDKYQGQQNDYILLSLVKTRAVGHLRDVRRLVVAMSRARLGLYVFARVALFKNCFELTPAFDQLMQRPLKLHILPSEMYPAQRLNESLAASVNLLPEAVVIEDMPQMAKFVYDYYMDKVSTMKAQTHGAKQWQEPGTTGRIASPTHHISAHPGADDDTDDEDEQARIQLSDDCADEKKLSGDVEKPKPIQNLLEESTDDHSSASPEK